Proteins encoded in a region of the bacterium genome:
- a CDS encoding nucleotidyltransferase domain-containing protein, protein MESNREYLKAPGVISIGIFGSVEREKDSELSDYDILVEFRKGKKSFKTFTSLCDFVENCLGENYELITKESLSPYIGPHILKEIENVKFAP, encoded by the coding sequence TTGAAAGTAACAGAGAATATTTGAAGGCACCTGGAGTTATATCTATTGGTATTTTTGGGTCTGTTGAGAGAGAGAAAGATTCAGAACTCAGCGATTATGATATTCTGGTAGAGTTTAGAAAGGGAAAAAAATCTTTTAAGACTTTTACATCTCTATGCGATTTTGTCGAAAATTGTTTAGGAGAAAACTATGAACTTATTACGAAGGAAAGTCTAAGTCCTTATATTGGACCCCATATATTAAAGGAAATAGAAAATGTCAAATTTGCCCCTTGA